One bacterium genomic window, TGGACCCCGTCGGCGTCGATGCGCCCGACGAGCCGGTCGAAGGGCAGATCCTGGGCGCGCACCCCGTCCAGCGGCGACAGCATGCCCCCCAGCACGAAATAGCGGCCACGGTAGAATCCCGCCTTCTCGAAGGGCAGCACGTCCACGGGCGTGGCCACGATGCACATCTGCGTCGCGTCGCGGCGCGGCGAGGTGCACACCCGGCACGGATCCGGCTCGGTGATGGCCCCGCACCGCGCGCAATGGGTGACCTTCTCCCGCGCCTCGGCGATGGCGGCCACCAGTTCCTCGGCCGGCACCGTCGGCCCCTCGGCCCGGGCCACCAGGTGCAGCGCCAGCCGGGTGGCCGACTTGCGCCCGAGCCCGGGCAACCGGTTCAGGCTGCGCACCAGGCGTTCGAGCGCGGGCGACTGGAACTCGCCGCCGTCCTGCAGGTCCCTGCCGTTGCCGGGTCCGGACACCTACAGCCCCAGTCCGGGAATGTTCATGCCTCCCGTGACCGAGCCCATCTCCTTCTCCACCATGG contains:
- the recR gene encoding recombination protein RecR; translation: MQDGGEFQSPALERLVRSLNRLPGLGRKSATRLALHLVARAEGPTVPAEELVAAIAEAREKVTHCARCGAITEPDPCRVCTSPRRDATQMCIVATPVDVLPFEKAGFYRGRYFVLGGMLSPLDGVRAQDLPFDRLVGRIDADGVQEVIIALDASVEGETTALYIQRLLEGRELELSRLATGIPVGGALAYTDEVTLQRAFQFRRSF